One genomic segment of Mastomys coucha isolate ucsf_1 unplaced genomic scaffold, UCSF_Mcou_1 pScaffold22, whole genome shotgun sequence includes these proteins:
- the Znf423 gene encoding zinc finger protein 423 isoform X3 has protein sequence MIGDGCDLGLGEEEGGTGLPYPCQFCDKSFIRLSYLKRHEQIHSDKLPFKCTFCSRLFKHKRSRDRHIKLHTGDKKYHCHECEAAFSRSDHLKIHLKTHSSSKPFKCSVCKRGFSSTSSLQSHMQAHKKNKEHLAKSEKEAKKDDFMCDYCEDTFSQTEELEKHVLTLHPQLSEKADLQCIHCPEVFVDESTLLAHIHQAHANQKHKCPMCPEQFSSVEGVYCHLDSHRQPDSSNHSVSPDPVLGSVASMSSATPDSSASVERGSTPDSTLKPLRGQKKMRDDGQSWPKVVYSCPYCSKRDFTSLAVLEIHLKTIHADKPQQSHTCQICLDSMPTLYNLNEHVRKLHKSHAYPIMQFGNISAFHCNYCPEMFADINSLQEHIRVSHCGPNANPPDGNNAFFCNQCSMGFLTESSLTEHIQQAHCSVGSTKLESPVVQPTQSFMEVYSCPYCTNSPIFGSILKLTKHIKENHKNIPLAHSKKSKAEQSPVSSDVEVSSPKRQRLSGSTNSISNGEYPCNQCDLKFSNFESFQTHLKLHLELLLRKQACPQCKEDFDSQESLLQHLTVHYMTTSTHYVCESCDKQFSSVDDLQKHLLDMHTFVLYHCTLCQEVFDSKVSIQVHLAVKHSNEKKMYRCTACNWDFRKEADLQVHVKHSHLGNPAKAHKCIFCGETFSTEVELQCHITTHSKKYNCRFCSKAFHAVILLEKHLREKHCVFDATVENGTANGVPPTSTKKAEPADLQGMLLKNPEAPNSHEASEDDVDASEPMYGCDICGAAYTMEVLLQNHRLRDHNIRPGEDDGSRKKAEFIKGSHKCNVCSRTFFSENGLREHLQTHRGPAKHYMCPICGERFPSLLTLTEHKVTHSKSLDTGTCRICKMPLQSEEEFIEHCQMHPDLRNSLTGFRCVVCMQTVTSTLELKIHGTFHMQKLAGSSAASSPNGQGLQKLYKCALCLKEFRSKQDLVRLDVNGLPYGLCAGCMARSANGQVGGLAPPEPADRPCAGLRCPECNVKFESAEDLENHMQVDHRDLTPETSGPRKGAQTSPVPRKKTYQCIKCQMTFENEREIQIHVANHMIEEGINHECKLCNQMFDSPAKLLCHLIEHSFEGMGGTFKCPVCFTVFVQANKLQQHIFAVHGQEDKIYDCSQCPQKFFFQTELQNHTMSQHAQ, from the exons ATGATCGGAGATGGTTGTGACCTCGGCCTCGGTGAGGAAGAAGGCGGCACTGGCCTGCCCTACCCTTGCCAGTTCTGCGACAAGTCCTTCATTCGCCTGAGCTACTTGAAGAGGCATGAACAGATCCACAGCGACAAGCTGCCGTTCAAGTGCACCTTCTGCAGCCGCCTCTTCAAACACAAGAGGAGCCGAGACCGGCACATCAAGCTGCACACAGGCGACAAGAAGTACCACTGTCACGAGTGCGAGGCAGCTTTCTCCCGTAGCGACCACCTCAAGATCCACCTGAAGACCCACAGCTCCAGCAAGCCGTTCAAGTGCAGTGTCTGCAAGCGCGGCTTCTCCTCCACCAGCTCTCTGCAGAGCCACATGCAGGCCCACAAGAAGAACAAGGAACACCTGGCCAAGTCAGAGAAGGAAGCCAAGAAGGACGACTTCATGTGCGACTACTGCGAGGATACCTTTAGCCAgacagaggagctggagaagcaCGTGCTTACCCTCCACCCGCAGCTCTCAGAGAAGGCGGACCTACAGTGCATCCACTGCCCTGAGGTCTTTGTTGACGAGAGCACGCTGCTTGCCCACATCCACCAAGCCCACGCGAACCAGAAACACAAGTGCCCCATGTGCCCTGAGCAGTTCTCCTCTGTGGAGGGTGTGTACTGCCACCTGGACAGCCACCGGCAGCCTGACTCCAGTAACCACAGTGTCAGTCCTGACCCTGTGCTGGGCAGTGTGGCTTCCATGAGCAGTGCTACCCCTGACTCCAGCGCCTCTGTGGAGCGCGGGTCCACGCCAGACTCCACCTTGAAGCCACTGAGGGGGCAGAAGAAGATGCGGGATGACGGGCAGAGCTGGCCCAAAGTCGTCTATAGCTGCCCCTATTGCTCTAAGCGGGACTTTACCAGCCTGGCAGTGCTGGAGATTCACCTGAAGACCATTCACGCGGATAAACCTCAGCAGAGTCACACATGTCAGATCTGCCTAGACTCCATGCCCACACTCTACAACCTCAACGAGCATGTGCGAAAGTTGCACAAGAGCCACGCTTACCCCATCATGCAATTTGGCAACATCTCTGCCTTCCACTGCAACTACTGCCCCGAGATGTTTGCTGACATCAACAGCCTGCAGGAGCACATTCGAGTCTCGCACTGTGGCCCCAATGCCAACCCCCCTGATGGGAATAATGCTTTCTTCTGCAACCAGTGCTCCATGGGCTTCCTCACCGAGTCCTCGCTCACAGAGCACATCCAACAGGCGCATTGCAGTGTGGGGAGCACCAAGCTGGAATCTCCTGTTGTCCAGCCTACACAGTCCTTCATGGAGGTCTACTCCTGCCCTTACTGCACCAACTCCCCTATCTTTGGCTCCATCCTGAAGCTCACTAAGCACATCAAAGAGAACCACAAGAACATCCCGCTGGCACACAGCAAGAAGTCCAAGGCAGAGCAGAGCCCAGTCTCCTCCGATGTCGAGGTGTCTTCCCCAAAACGACAACGCCTCTCGGGGAGCACCAACTCCATCTCCAATGGCGAGTACCCCTGCAATCAGTGCGACCTCAAGTTCTCCAACTTCGAGAGCTTCCAGACCCACTTGAAGCTGCACCTGGAGCTGCTGCTTCGGAAGCAGGCCTGCCCCCAGTGCAAAGAGGACTTTGACTCTCAGGAGTCCCTCCTGCAGCATCTGACAGTGCATTACATGACCACGTCCACACACTACGTCTGTGAGAGCTGTGACAAGCAGTTCTCCTCGGTGGACGACCTGCAGAAGCACCTGCTGGACATGCACACCTTCGTGCTGTATCACTGCACCCTGTGTCAGGAGGTCTTTGACTCCAAGGTGTCCATCCAGGTGCACCTGGCCGTGAAGCACAGCAACGAGAAGAAGATGTACCGCTGCACGGCCTGTAACTGGGACTTCCGCAAGGAGGCTGACCTGCAGGTGCATGTCAAACACAGCCACCTCGGCAACCCGGCCAAGGCCCACAAGTGCATCTTCTGTGGCGAGACCTTCAGCACCGAGGTGGAGCTGCAGTGCCATATTACCACACACAGCAAGAAGTACAACTGCAGGTTCTGCAGCAAGGCCTTCCACGCCGTTATCCTGCTGGAGAAGCACCTACGGGAGAAGCACTGTGTGTTTGACGCAACTGTGGAGAATGGCACGGCCAACGGGGTGCCCCCAACCTCCACTAAGAAGGCAGAGCCTGCTGACCTGCAGGGCATGCTGCTCAAGAATCCTGAGGCACCAAACAGCCACGAGGCGAGTGAGGACGATGTGGATGCGTCAGAGCCCATGTATGGCTGTGACATCTGTGGTGCAGCCTACACCATGGAGGTGTTGCTGCAGAACCACCGGCTCCGGGATCACAACATCCGACCTGGCGAGGACGACGGCTCACGAAAGAAGGCAGAGTTCATAAAGGGCAGCCACAAGTGTAATGTGTGCTCTCGGACTTTCTTCTCGGAGAATGGGCTCCGGGAACACCTGCAGACACACCGGGGTCCTGCCAAACACTACATGTGTCCCATCTGTGGCGAGCGCTTCCCCTCGCTGCTGACGCTCACTGAGCACAAGGTGACCCACAGCAAGAGTCTGGACACAGGTACCTGTCGCATCTGCAAAATGCCCCTGCAGAGTGAGGAGGAGTTCATTGAGCACTGCCAGATGCACCCCGACTTGCGGAACTCCCTCACTGGTTTCCGCTGTGTGGTCTGTATGCAGACTGTCACCTCGACGCTGGAGCTCAAGATCCACGGCACCTTTCACATGCAGAAGCTGGCTGGCAGCTCAGCTGCATCCTCCCCCAATGGCCAGGGGCTGCAGAAGCTCTACAAGTGCGCCCTGTGCCTCAAAGAGTTCCGTAGCAAGCAGGACCTGGTCAGGCTTGATGTCAACGGGCTACCCTATGGTCTATGTGCTGGCTGCATGGCTCGTAGTGCCAATGGACAGGTGGGTGGCCTGGCCCCACCCGAACCTGCTGACCGGCCCTGTGCTGGCCTCCGCTGCCCTGAATGTAACGTGAAGTTCGAGAGTGCTGAGGACCTGGAGAACCACATGCAGGTGGACCACCGTGATCTTACACCAGAGACCAGTGGGCCCCGGAAAGGTGCCCAGACGTCTCCAGTGCCCCGG AAAAAGACATACCAGTGTATCAAGTGCCAGATGACCTTCGAGAATGAGAGAGAGATCCAGATACACGTTGCCAACCACATGATCG